CATCGCCCAACGCACCCAGTCTTTCGTCATAACATCAGATGCCAGCCCAAATAGTCCCTGTTCAGAACCATTGTCACTGTCACCATCAATAGAATGCACAAGAGTGCCTCTAACCCAAACACTCCGCACATTCCGATCATCTCCGCTCCACACCCACTTATGCACCTTTTCAGTCCAGGACTCCCAGCCGAAAATATCAACTACAGACTGAGTCTCAGacccagaaccagcagtAGATGCAGTTGCAGCTGCAGTTCCAGCAGCGGCTGTAGTCGGCCCAAGCCGAATCATCTGAACATCCCAAAACATCCCCACCTCGAACCCGCCCAATTCACCATCCATATCAACGACAGCCGCGCCGCCGCGCGTCGCAAGATACAGCGCTTCTTCGACGGAGAGGACTTCCCTgccttcctcctgcttcccATTTCCATCCGCACCCTCGCCAACCTCTGAAGTAGTATGCCCCAACAACCGACTAACAAGACAAGCCTGCCGCACCGCCTCAAGAATACTAGGGCTATAGCCCCCCGAAACATCCGTCCCAAGACCAACCGTGATCCCCTTATCAATGAGATCCCGGACCGGTGCAATGCCCGAACCTAGCGCCGAATTAGATGCTGGGCAGTGCGAGATTTTGGCCTTGCGGGATGCAATGAGCTCCTTTTCTTCGCGGGTGAGGTGCACTGCGTGCGCGAGGATCGTGCGCGGAGTGAGCAGGGAATATGCGTCATATACGGCTGCGTAGGAAGGGTATTCTGGGAAGAGGGAGTGGACGAGGCCGCACTCGGATGTGTTCTCTGAGATATGGGTTTGGATGTGCAGGGGCGGGGTGTGGGATGCTgcgagggcgccgagggAGGCCAGCGCGGTGCGCGAGCAGGTTGGGACGAAGCGAGGGGTGATGATTGGTTTTATGAGGTTTGACTCTGGATCGAGCGTGTGGATGTGGGATATTGTTTCCTCTGTTGCGGATGTGGAGGACTGCGCGGATTCGTCGCGGTAGTACTCTGGGCAGTAGGAGGGGTTGTCCATGCAGACGCGGCCGATGAGGGCGCGTTGGCCCCGGGTGTGGCAGAGGGTTGCGAGGAGGTTTGTTGAGGCGACGTGGATGGTTGCGAAGTAGGAGGCGCACGTGGTGCCGTTGGCGAGGGTGCGGGAGATGACGGTGTCGTAGGCCGTTCGGGCTTTGGAGAGACTGGACATGGAGCTTTCGAGTGGGAATGTATATGATTCCAACCAGTCTAGGAGGGTTGAAGAACCGAAGAGGCCTGAATTCGGGTATTGAGGCGCGTGGATATGTGTGTCTATCATATTCGTTAGCAGGTTTCTTTCAACAATGTCAATATGTATCAGCCACGTACCGATAAACCCCGGGAAGAAAAACTCATTCTGGTCCTCTCTTGCTCGTACAATCTGTACACCAGCCCAGCCACTTTTCCTAACAAGCGACTGCAATTTTTCTTCGCTGTCAACACTCCAGTCAAACCCCTCGACCCGGCCAGTCGATGCTGCCACCCAGAGCACGCCATGATTGATAGATAGCTCATGCTTCCGGCCGGAATTCAACCGGGGAAGGTCCACGAATGTCCCAAAGAACAGGGTAACGGGCGCCATCTCCACGAGCTTTCCCGCTGATATTCGAATCTGCCATGCGGGTCAGCTTTCTGTGTCATGTCGCAAGGAGGGAACCTTCGGGACCTACCACAAGTCACCAAGTTACCCAGCGACCACGTGGGTATAAATACTGCGGCTCGGATTTGAGTGTCACTGGACGCTGCTTACGAGTGAGCGGATTTTAAAGAGCTTTGACAAAGATACGTGCTCTTTGTGTTGATGCACTGGTTGCAGGTCATGTGATGTCTTGTCATACGTGGAAAAGTGTTTCACAACTGCGAGCACATTATTTCTGGTTTTTAGTGAGTATCTGTAAAATGGAGAGGAAACAGAAGGACTAAATTTATATTCGAGGATAGATAACTTGGTGGAGCAGGATGGCGACCTCCGCAATCCACGGACAGCAACGGCTTCCTCCGATCGGCGCTGATTTGCTGCTGTCGGGGCCCACCGATACATAGTATCGACCATCACGTTAAAAATTACGGAGTAAAACATTCATGCTTTGAGATAATCTGGATAATGTGTATTTTGAATAGACTTTTATTGTATGCAAAAGTTGTCCGCTATGTTGAAGGAACCAATCCAACCAACGCCGGGTCTACCGTGGTCATGTTGAATCTCTCACACAATGCCACAACAGCCTTCCCAAAAAGTGTTGAAAATATAGTATAGTCATAAGTCTAATGAAACATGGGTATCATATCTACTCGCTGTCCTCGACGGGCCCGCACGTGCAAAACAGGTTCTGGTCTCCGTAGGCTGTGCTTTGTTAGCAATGTTCAACTAAACTTCTTGGGTTTGAGGTGCTTACCATCGTCCACTCGCGTTACGGAGGGCCAGAACTTCTTCTCAATGAGGTAGGGAAGAGGGTACGCCGCCGCCTCGCGGGTGTATGGGCGATCCCACTcggtggcgaggaggtcgcGCTGGGTGTGCGGAGCCAATCGGAGGACATTGCCCTCCCGGGGCTGCGCGCCGCTCTCGACGGCTGCGATCTCCTGAcggatggagatgagagCGTCGCAGAAGCGGTCAAGCTCTGCCTTGTTTTCGGATTCCGTAGGCTCGATCATGAGGGTGTTGGCCACAGGCCAGGACATGGTCGGCGCGTGGAAGCCATAGTCCTGTAACCGCTTGGCAATGTCAATGGCTTCGATACCGCAGGTATCCTTGAACTTGCGGACATCAAGGATGAACTCGTGGGCACAGCGGCCGTTGTCGTTGGTGTACAGGATAGGGTAGTGTTCCTTGAGACGAGAGAGGATGTAGTTGGCGTTGAGCAAGGTGATCTTGGTCGCGTGGGTCAATCCCTTAGAGCCCATCATGTTGATGTAGTTGAAGGTGATGGGAAGGATGCTGGCGCTACCCCAAGGTGCAGCGCTGAtcgggggagaggaagactCGGAACGCTTAGACTGGAGATACTCGCTGTTGGGGTGCGACGGCAAGTAGGGACGAAGGTGCTCTGCGACACCGATAGGACCGACACCGGGGCCACCGCCACCGTGGGGAATACAGAAGGTCTTGTGTAGGTTCAAATGGCAGACATCGGCACCGATCTCACCAGGTGAGCACAGACCAATCTGAGCGTTCATGTTGGCTCCGTCCATGTAGACCTGACCGCCATGCTGGTGGACAAGTTCGCAAGCCTTCTTGACACCGGGCTCGTACACACCAAATGTACTGGGGTAGGTTATCATGATGGCGGCCAATTCGTCCTTGTGTTTCTCACACTTAAGCTTGAGGTCGTCGAGATCAAGGTTACCAGTCTTGGTGTCACACTTAATCGTGACGACCTTCATGCCGGCCATAGCAGCACTCGCGGGGTTGGTGCCGTGGGCAGAGACAGGGATCAGGCAGATGTTGCGCTTGGCGCTGCCAGTGGCTTCCTGGAACTTCTTGATGACACGCAGACCGGCGAACTCACCCTGGGCACCAGAGTTGGGCTGAACCGTTACCTCGGCCATTCCAGTGATGTCCGcaagctgctgctccaaGTCATCAATCATCTGAGTGTATCCCTTGGCGACATCTGCGGGAAGGAATGGGTGCATCTGAGAGAACTCGGGGTACGACACGGGAATCATCTCGGTGGTAGCGTTGAGCTTCATCGTGCAAGAGCCGAGCGGGATCATAGAGTGGGCCAGAGACAAGTCCTTGGACTCCAGGTGACGGATGAACCGTAGCATCTCGGTTTCAGAGCGGTGGGTGTTGAATACCGGGTGAGTGAGATAGGAAGATGTGCGCTCCAGGCTAGCAGGGATGTGAGCCAGGTTGAGCTCCTGCTCAAGGGCAACTTCACCCTTGGCGTGAGAAGCGAAGACCTCGAGGATGGTCTTGACCTCATCGCGGCCAGTGGTCTCATCGAGAGAAACACCGACCTTGGTAGGGGAGACGTGTCGAAAGAAAAGTTTCTTCTCGCGTGCAGCTGCAATGATGGCGCCGGCTTCCTGGCTGTTCGCGAACTCCACGGTAACAGTATCGAATACAGCAGCACCGTCTGCAACGTTTGACTTGGCAGGAACATTGTAGCCCAAAGCTGCAAGCTTCGCCTGTAAGGCGGTGGTCATGGACATGATGCGCTGAGCAATTGCCTTGAGGCCTTCAGGTCCATGGTAGACTGCGTACATGGCGCTCATGTTTGCAAGCAATGCCTGGGCAGTGCAGATGTTGCTGGTAGCCTTTTCGCGGCGAATATGCTGCTCTCTGGTCTGGAGTGCCAGTCTGAGAGCACGGTTACCTAGGCGGTCCTtggaaacaccaacaacacggCCAGGAACCTTGCGCTTGTACTTGTCAGCGCAGGCGAAGAAAGCGGCGTGGGGGCCACCGTATCCCATGGGAACACCAAATCTCTGGGCGCTACCGAAGGCAATGTCTGCACCAAACTCGCCCGGTGCCTTCAGAAGCGTCAAGGCGAGCAAATCGGTGGCAACGCTGAAGGTACCGCCAGAGGAGTGGATAGCATCGCTCAGAGACTGATAGTCGTAGATACCACCCTCGGTATCAGGGTACTGGGCCAAAACACCAATCAGATGCTCTCCATGATCCTTGACGAGCTGGAAGTCATTGGCCAGGATGTCTCCAACGACGAGGTTGATGCCAAAGCCTTCCGCACGAGAGCGCATCACTGCAATGGTCTGAGGGTGGCACAGATCGGAGACAACGTATGTCTTGTCGGCCTTCTTTTGCTTGCTGGCGGGCATTGTAGCGAAAGACATGGTCATGGCCTCAGCAGCGGCAGTGGCTTCATCCAAGACCGAAGCGTTGGCGAATGGGAGACCGGTCAGATCAGCGGTCAAAGTCTGGAAGTTCAGGAGCGACTCCAGACGACCCTGACTGATTTCCGGCTGGTAAGGAGTGTAGCTAGTGTACCAGGCAGGGTTCTCCAGGACATTGCGGAGAATCACCGGAGGCACAATCGTGGGATAGTAACCAGCACCAATGTATGTCTTTCCAGAGACGTCGATCTGCTCCCGGTATTTGTCCAACAACTTCAGCATGTCTGTCTCACCCAGGCCTCCGTGGACACTGCTCCGAGGTAGCCCCTCGTCGGCGCTTGCACGTGCGACATCGAGGTTCTTCTTAGACAGAACATCCGGCGGGAGCACCTGCTTGACGAATTCATCGAGGGATGCAACTGGAGGGTCGAGGACTGCCAGCATCTCTTCTGCGGCCTCCGGCGAGGGGCCGATATGGCGTCGGGGGAAGGTATCTAGCGGCTGGAAAACATCGCGAGGGTGAGGAACACCGTGGTCCGCCAAGGAGCTGGTATAAACAGGCCGCCGGGATGAATGAGACtgttgtgttgttgtgttCAGAGCACGGTATGCGGGGAGGAATCGGCTCCGCGCAGGAGCAGAGGGAACTGTGCGCAATGGAGCGCGCAGTGCGAGCTGACGAGAGCCGCGCAGGCACCAGGACGCAGCCATCGTTGAACGAGGGGTCAAGGGGGTAGCTCGTCAGTCGTAGGAAGCTCTATCGGGGATGTGTAGGGATAAGTCGAGCTCTTATCGCGACGGCATAGGCGGCGACCGACGCAATTGAGTGAGGAATGAGTtagagaggagaggataaGGAGATAAAGGAggattgaagctggagaagaagagaaaaagaaatgaagcCGAGCAGAGGTCGAGAAAAGTTACGATGATGTTGTACTATGGAAGACCGACGGGAAACTGCCCGTGCCCCCGTTATCAGGCCGGAGCCGGCTGCTGATTGGCCGCCGACAACGGCGCTCACAGGCTTATCGCTCTTTCCGCGGGAAGGCAAAGACTCTGCCGGAATCCAATTTTCGTCTCCTCCACACCGACCGGGGGGCGACTGCTGGTAGCGAGGGGTAGCTCTCCCAAGGTCTTTGTGTCGGAATCTGTGTCGGAGTCTTTTTGTCGGAGTCAACTGGACTATCTCCGGCTCACTCATCGGCATTCAGTTGGCGATGGGCAGTCCTCACGCTGCGGGGAGCAATGACATCACCCACTTCGCCCTACAAATTGTGCGTGCGGAGACGACCATGGGCAATTAAACTCTCTACTTTGAATAAACAGATTCATTTGTTAGTTGTCTTTCAGTCGCGTCTCCAATATACCGTGCGTATAAGTGCACCTCGGCCCCGCTAAATAGTATATCGAAAATCCGGAGAGCCTTCGATGATCCGTGCTCCTCGCTCAGCCTGCCTGTTGGCAATGCGGAAATATATGCTTTGAACAACCACAATGAGCATGAGAAGCAAATTACACGCGATCGCGCACCAGATTCCCGGCCGGTACTCTGGCTTATCTGAATCACGGAAAACAAGCGACCCAGCGATGCCTCCGATCCCTCCAAACCCCACAAGAGTAGCGCTGGACAGTGCGCGGGTCCACTGACCACGGACGTTGTTGGCCTGGTACGCCATTGCAGCCGGGATGTTGGCGTTTGAGCCTGCCACAGTGAAGAAGACACCTACGTACTGTACGGCGTGGCTCTTGGCAAAACCCATCATGGGGAGGCCGATGATGCAAAGAAGGgcattgaagatgaggactgGCGCGCGAAAGCGATACTTATCGCCCACCCAGGACGTCCCGAACATCACGATACCGGCAAGGCCAAAGGGGGGGGCAACGAGACATTGGGAGGTGCCAGTGTCAAAGCCCATTCCTTCTGACAGGATAATTGGAAGGAAGTATGCGATGGCATAGGTGACGGTTGTGACACAGCTAGTCATGGTCAGCTGGAAGCCCAATATCAAATACGCGTTCCCTTACAAAAAGATTAGTGCGAACGCCCAGATCTTCAAATCC
This is a stretch of genomic DNA from Aspergillus puulaauensis MK2 DNA, chromosome 8, nearly complete sequence. It encodes these proteins:
- a CDS encoding chlorohydrolase family protein (COG:F;~EggNog:ENOG410PG2G;~InterPro:IPR011059,IPR006680,IPR032466;~MEROPS:MER0037714;~PFAM:PF01979;~TransMembrane:1 (o515-533i);~go_function: GO:0016787 - hydrolase activity [Evidence IEA];~go_function: GO:0016810 - hydrolase activity, acting on carbon-nitrogen (but not peptide) bonds [Evidence IEA]); its protein translation is MAPVTLFFGTFVDLPRLNSGRKHELSINHGVLWVAASTGRVEGFDWSVDSEEKLQSLVRKSGWAGVQIVRAREDQNEFFFPGFIDTHIHAPQYPNSGLFGSSTLLDWLESYTFPLESSMSSLSKARTAYDTVISRTLANGTTCASYFATIHVASTNLLATLCHTRGQRALIGRVCMDNPSYCPEYYRDESAQSSTSATEETISHIHTLDPESNLIKPIITPRFVPTCSRTALASLGALAASHTPPLHIQTHISENTSECGLVHSLFPEYPSYAAVYDAYSLLTPRTILAHAVHLTREEKELIASRKAKISHCPASNSALGSGIAPVRDLIDKGITVGLGTDVSGGYSPSILEAVRQACLVSRLLGHTTSEVGEGADGNGKQEEGREVLSVEEALYLATRGGAAVVDMDGELGGFEVGMFWDVQMIRLGPTTAAAGTAAATASTAGSGSETQSVVDIFGWESWTEKVHKWVWSGDDRNVRSVWVRGTLVHSIDGDSDNGSEQGLFGLASDVMTKDWVRWAMGGVGVGALGLILGGRARSG
- the GCV2 gene encoding glycine decarboxylase subunit P (BUSCO:EOG09260DBG;~COG:E;~EggNog:ENOG410PGZA;~InterPro:IPR020581,IPR015424,IPR003437,IPR015421, IPR015422;~PFAM:PF01212,PF02347;~go_function: GO:0003824 - catalytic activity [Evidence IEA];~go_function: GO:0004375 - glycine dehydrogenase (decarboxylating) activity [Evidence IEA];~go_process: GO:0006544 - glycine metabolic process [Evidence IEA];~go_process: GO:0006546 - glycine catabolic process [Evidence IEA];~go_process: GO:0055114 - oxidation-reduction process [Evidence IEA]): MAASWCLRGSRQLALRAPLRTVPSAPARSRFLPAYRALNTTTQQSHSSRRPVYTSSLADHGVPHPRDVFQPLDTFPRRHIGPSPEAAEEMLAVLDPPVASLDEFVKQVLPPDVLSKKNLDVARASADEGLPRSSVHGGLGETDMLKLLDKYREQIDVSGKTYIGAGYYPTIVPPVILRNVLENPAWYTSYTPYQPEISQGRLESLLNFQTLTADLTGLPFANASVLDEATAAAEAMTMSFATMPASKQKKADKTYVVSDLCHPQTIAVMRSRAEGFGINLVVGDILANDFQLVKDHGEHLIGVLAQYPDTEGGIYDYQSLSDAIHSSGGTFSVATDLLALTLLKAPGEFGADIAFGSAQRFGVPMGYGGPHAAFFACADKYKRKVPGRVVGVSKDRLGNRALRLALQTREQHIRREKATSNICTAQALLANMSAMYAVYHGPEGLKAIAQRIMSMTTALQAKLAALGYNVPAKSNVADGAAVFDTVTVEFANSQEAGAIIAAAREKKLFFRHVSPTKVGVSLDETTGRDEVKTILEVFASHAKGEVALEQELNLAHIPASLERTSSYLTHPVFNTHRSETEMLRFIRHLESKDLSLAHSMIPLGSCTMKLNATTEMIPVSYPEFSQMHPFLPADVAKGYTQMIDDLEQQLADITGMAEVTVQPNSGAQGEFAGLRVIKKFQEATGSAKRNICLIPVSAHGTNPASAAMAGMKVVTIKCDTKTGNLDLDDLKLKCEKHKDELAAIMITYPSTFGVYEPGVKKACELVHQHGGQVYMDGANMNAQIGLCSPGEIGADVCHLNLHKTFCIPHGGGGPGVGPIGVAEHLRPYLPSHPNSEYLQSKRSESSSPPISAAPWGSASILPITFNYINMMGSKGLTHATKITLLNANYILSRLKEHYPILYTNDNGRCAHEFILDVRKFKDTCGIEAIDIAKRLQDYGFHAPTMSWPVANTLMIEPTESENKAELDRFCDALISIRQEIAAVESGAQPREGNVLRLAPHTQRDLLATEWDRPYTREAAAYPLPYLIEKKFWPSVTRVDDAYGDQNLFCTCGPVEDSE